Below is a genomic region from Persicimonas caeni.
TCACGGTCGAAGAACTTGTCGTCCTCGCGAAGGGTGATGCGGGCGTTGACGCTGGCGTCGGTCAGCCTGCCGTCGCGGCTCTGGAGCGAGACGAGGGTGCGCCAGCTGGTGTTGCGGTTGGTGAAGAAGAGGCCCGACTTGTCCTCGATCTCGGTGAAGAGGAGCGTCTGGTTTTGGCCGTCGGCCGAGATTTGGACCGTGCCGGTGTCGAAGCCGTTGGCGCGGTAGAACTCCATGCCCAGAAAGCGGAAGCCGATATAGTCGGACTCGGAGCGGTGCTCCTTGGTCAGGTCGAGCTCCTGGACGACGCCCTCGCCGCCGCGGTTGGCGAGCGCCTGGGCGAGGCGGATGTCGCCGCGAAGCGACTGGGCGAGGGCCTGCTCGACCTCGTCGCTCGTGCGGGCGAGGTCGAAGCGAAAGCGCGCCACGGTCAGTCGGGAGGTCTGCGAGGAGCTGGTCGCCGAGACCGACGGGGTCAGACGCTCGTTGAGCTGCTTGCGCAGCGCCTTTTCGGCGATGTCGTCGAGGCTCATGTTCAGGGGGCCGAGATCGACGTTGACCTCGGGGAGTCCCTCGACGCCGAAGCCGGTCTCGAGGGCGACCGAGAAGTGGCGAAGGTGTTGGTTGGCCACGCCGACGTCGACCCAGACGTCGTCGTTGGTGCCGCGCACCAGTTGGACGTCGAGCTTGCCGCCGAGGGCCACGCGGGCGCCGAAGCTCGCGCGGGCGTGCAGCGAGACGAAGTCGGTCAGGGTGCCCAGCAGGAAGGGGACGCCCACGCCCAGGTTCAAGCCGAGGGTGCCGTCGGCGCGCATGGCCAGGCTCTCGCCGGGGGCCATGGCGCGCACGTCGTCGGCGTGGCGGGGCAGGACAAATTCGCGGGCCGAGCCGATGGCCGACAGCGGGTTGTCGACGATGGCGTCGACGCGGTCTTCGTAGGGGGCGATGACCACCGATTCGATGGAGGCGTCGGCGTTGAAGCCGACGTTGCCGACGGCGTCGCCGTGGGACAGGCCCCAGTTGGTGCCCAGCGAGGGGCCGACCTCGAAGTGGCTCTCGGCGAAGACCATGTCGGGGTTGGCCGCGAGGGCTTCTTGGCGGATGCCGACGATTTTGGTGGCGAAGGCGTCTTCACCGAGGCGCTCGGTGAGGCCGGCGCGAAGTTGGCCGATGTCGTGGACGACCGTCTCGCCGAAGACGTCTTCTTGGGCGCCGAACAGCGAGGTCGGCGAGAGCTCGATCTGGCTGTAGGGCACGTCGGCGAGTTGGCCGTTGAGTTCGTCGGTGGCCAGGCCCGCGCCGAGGACGGTCAAGTCGTCGAGCTCGACCGACTTCATGTCGCTGTAGAGGTCGGCGAAGCGGTCGGAGAACGAGTCGCACTTGGCGCCGGTGCAGGTGGGCTGGGAGGTCTGGGGCGCCGGCTCTTTGTGCTCGTCGGCCACGCATCCGGTGAGGGCAAAGAGGGAGACGGCCGAAGCAAAGAGCAGCTTCTTGGATCGAATCAGCATGCAAACACTCTCTCGCGCCCGCGGGGCGGGCGATCATGTTCATCAGCAAAGTGCGAAAGTCTGTAACGCTCCACCCCTACCACGGCCTTGACGGAGGCGTCAAAGTTGGGCGGTGCGCGGGGGGCCTCGTGCAGATTTCGAAACAGAAATCACCCCCCGATCTCGCCCCACCCCCAACACGGTGTCAGACACCATGTTGTCCAGCATTCATGGGCATCTGAGCGCGATCCTCGGTGCTCGCGTCGCACATCGTTCCGCGAAAAAGTTGGCTCGAACACGCAACGATTCGGCCCCTTTTGCCGAAAACCGTATTGAGGGCTGTCGATGAACCTTCACCTTACGGAGACTGGCAGATGGGACAACCGCTCAGGCAGCAAGAAAAGGACGCGATTTACGAAATCGTCAACCGCACGCTCCACCAGTTCCACGGGCTCAAGCCAGGCGAGGAGGTCAACAAGATCATCTTGGGACTCTTGGCCAAGTACGCATGGATCTACGGCGTGGAGATCTTTGCATTTTGCTTTATGTCGAACCACTTCCACATCGTGGCGCGCTGCCGTTCGCTGCAGCTCCACCTGTTCATGCGTGACTTCCAGAGCCAGCTGGCGCGCAAGCTGAACAAGCTTCACAACCGCACGGGCACTTTCTGGGAGCGCCGCTACACGGCCACCAAGATCTTGGACGACGACGCGCTGATCGACCGGCTTCGCTACACGGTATGCAACCCGTGCGAGTCGGACCTGGTGAGTCATCCGAAGCGGTGGCCCGGGCTTTGCTCCTGGGACATCCACCACAGCGGCGAGCCCATGTGGGGAGAGGTGGTCGACAGGGAGACGTACTGGCGCGAGAAGCGAAAGAAGAAGAATGAAGACAAGACCGAGGCCGAGCTCATCGAGATGGCCACGGTGCGCTACCCTCTCGAGATGGCCAAGCTCCCGCAGTGGAAGGACCTCGACGACGAGGCCTACCACGCAAAGATTGTCGAGGAGTGCCACAAGCACGCCGGGCAGCTGGCCGAAAATCGCTGCAAGCCGTGCCTGGGCCCAAAGAAGGTGCTCGCCCAGAAGTGGTCGAGCCGTCCTGCAAATCCGAAAAAGGCGCCGCGTCCGCTGTGTCACGGAGGCGACCCCGAGCAGCGCGAGGAGTATCGCAAGCATCGCTGGGACGTGGCCGACAGCTACAAAGAGGCGGTCGGAAAGTGGCGCGAGGGAAAGACGCCGGTCAACCGGATCGAGTTTCCCGAGGGGACGATCCCGCCAGGCCACCAGTTCTGCTACGGGTGCAAGGGTCAGTTCAACATGACCGTGCCGCCACGGCCCGCTTGAGGCGACCTCCCGTCGTCGATTCGAGAAGCTCCAGCCATTGTCCCCCGCCCGCTCTCGCGACCTGTGCCGTGAGCCTGCCGAAGTACGTCTATCCGATGACGTTCCCCGCCGTTTTTCGACCGACGAGCCCGCCAAATCGCAGCCGACTTCGACTCGATGTGTGCTGCTGCCGGTGTGACCTTCGTCATCACGCCGAATTAACTCGTCGAGCTTGGTCGAAACGTGCTGTGAGCCGCATTACTGCTGCATGACATGGTGTCTGACACCGTGTGGGGGGGCAGCCACGCCGTCGTGCACCGACGGGGGGCGCTTCTTCATTCCGTTGAGTCGATTGGTCGCAGTCAATTGATTCTCGTGGGCGGGCGGGTTATGTCATAACCGGGCAGATATCAACCAGAACAGACGGAGACGTAGATGACGCTCGAGTACATGACCGGCTTTGGAAACGACTTTGAAACTGAGTCCCTTCCGGGCGCGCTGCCCAAGGGGCGCAACTCCCCCCAAAAGTGCGCCTACGGGCTGTACGCCGAGCAGCTGTCGGGCTCGCCGTTCACCGCGCCGCGCAGCTCGAACGAGCGCTCGTGGCTGTACCGCATCCGTCCGTCGGTGCGCCACATGGGCAGCTACGAGCCGTATAGCCAGAAGCTGTGGCGCAGCGCGCCGACCGCCCACGAGGGTGAGCTTCCCATCGGCCAGCGCCGCTGGGACCCCGTCGACATCCCCGACGAGCCGACGCATTTCGTCGACGGGGTGCGCACCGTGACCACCGCCGGCGACACCGTCGGCCAGGCGGGCATGGCCTCGCACCTGTATCTGGTCAACGAGTCGATGCAGGACATGTATACCCTCAACGCCGACGGCGAGATGATGTTCATCCCGCAAGAAGGCGAGATTCGGCTGGTGACCGAGTTGGGCATCATGGAGGTCGAGCCGGGCGAAATCGCGGTGGTCCCGCGCGGCATGGCCTTCCGCTTCGAATTGGTCGACGGGCCGGCGCGCGGCTACCTGTGCGAGAATTACGGCGCCAAGTTCACCCTGCCCGAGCGCGGGCCCATCGGGGCGAATTGCCTGGCGAACGCGCGCGACTTCAAGACGCCGGTCGCCTATTACGAAGACGAGGAGACCGAGTCGGTCATCCACGTCAAGTGGTGCGGCCGCCACTACACGACCACCATCGGCCACTCGCCGCTCGACGTGGTCGCCTGGCACGGCAACTACGTGCCCTACAAGTACGACCTTCGCGACTACTCGCCGGTGGGCGCCATTCTGTTCGACCATCCGGACCCGTCGATCTTCACGGTGCTCACCTCGCCCACCGGCGAGGCGGGCACGGCCAATATCGACTTCGTCATCTTCTCGGATCGCTGGCTCGTCGGCGAGAACACCTTCCGCCCGCCCTGGTACCACCGCAACATCATGTCGGAGTTCATGGGGCTGGTGTACGGCCAGTACGACGCGAAAGAAGAGGGCTTTTTGCCCGGCGGCATGAGTCTCCACAACATGATGCTGCCGCACGGGCCCGACGTCGACGCCTTCGAGAAGGCCTCCAACATGGACCTCGCGCCCCAGAAGCTCGAGGGGACGATGGCGTTTATGTGGGAGACCCGCCTGCCCCAGCATCTCACCGAGTACAGTGCCAGCCTCGACACCATGCAGGAGAACTACCTCGACTGCTGGGCGGGATTGAAAAAGCACTTCGACGGGACCCCCGAGGGCAACTGGGACTGAGCCGCCGCGCCTCGTTTGACCTCCCTCACCCGGGAGCTAGCTTGCGATTGGGTGACTGTGGCGGGGCGAGGTCATGGAGGAGGCGCGCGAGCACAACGGCAACGTAACACAACACTCCTGCGCCACGTCGTCTCGATGGCGAGAGACGGCGTGGCTCGCAGGCTCCGCGGTCGTCTGCCTGCTCGTCGCCATGACGAGCGGATGCGACGCCGACGAGCCGCGGCTTCTCATCAAATCCCAACCCACCTTCCAATTCGAATCATCACCGGTGGTGAGTATCGAGGAGGCGCCTGTGGTGCCTCCGCAGGTGCCCAGCGCCGAGGGGAATACGATCGTGGTGAGCGTGTCCCCCCACTTAGCGCCGTACACCATGGTCAACGCTACCGGTGAGCTGGGCGGCTACGACGTCGAGGTGGTCTCGACCATCTTGAGGCGCATGGGCGTGCCCTATTCGTTCACCGTGGCGAGCTGGCCGCGCACCCTGACCGACGTCAAGGTGGGGCGCGCGCAACTCGCCCCGAGCATGACCATCTCCGAGCAGCGCCGGCGTGTCTATCAGTTCACCGAGTCGTACAACTCCTACGAGTTCGTCATCTTCGTGCACCGTGACTCGGCCGGCATCGGTGGGCAAACACCCGAGGAGGTGCTCCAAAGCCTCCAAGGTCGCAAAGTTGGCTTACTGCGTGACAGCATCGAGGGGTGGCTCTTGCGGGCAACCCGCCAGATCCAGTTGGTAGAGATGTCGAGTGTCCTCGAGTGTCTCGAGCGACTGGTCGCCGAGGAGGTGGAGGCCTGCTCGGCGACCCTGCAGACGGGCTTGTACTATGTGCGCGATCGGGAGCTTCCGGTGGTTCCGGCCGGGGTCCCCATCGCCGTGCGGCCCTACGCTACCGGGGTCGCACCTCACTTCGACGGCAATTTCGTCGCCCATTACAACGCGGTGCTCGAACAGATGCGCGCCGACGGCACCTTGGCGGCGCTGACCCTCAAATGGTTTGGATCGGGAGGCATGCAGTTCGAGTAGGCGACGGGCGTAGACTCAGCATTGACTCGAGCCGAGTGGGCTCATGAAGATTCGCAACAAACTCTTGTTGGGGGTAATCCCGGTGATCATCGCCATGGTGGCGGTCATCGGCGTGTTGTCGCTGCAGTTGTCGACCTCTGCTCTGCTCGAGAAGATTCGCGACAACGCCATCCTGCTGAGCGAATCGTTGGCCGACGAGTTCAACGACGAACTGATCGAGGCCGAGCGAGCCACACGTTACTTGGCCTCGGATGTGCTCACCGCCATCAATGTCGAGAGCGCACTTCGCGTGCACCGGCAGTTGTATCCCGAGGTCGCCCACATCTTCTACACCGGCCCGCACGGCGAGGTCATCACGGTGGTCCCCTACGACCGTGCGTTGAGCGGCGTCAGCCTTGGGGACCGTGAGTATTGGAAGCAGGCGGCTCAGAAGGGGCAGACGACGATCTCGGAGGTGCACGAGCATTTCGGCTACGAGGCGGTCAGCATCACGGCGCCGGTGTTGATCTCGTTCGAGCACACCGCTCCCGAGTTGCAAGGAACGGTGAGCGTGACCGTGCCCACCGAAGCTCTCTTCGAGAAGCTCAATCGTATGCAGGTCCTGGAGCAGGCCGATGTCTTCGTGTTCGGCCCCGGCGGCGCCGTGCTCAACGAGCCCGACAAGGGGGCTTCCGCGAGCCTGACCGAAGCGGCGCTCGAAGATCGCGAGGCGCTCACCCAGGCCATGGATGCCGGCGAGGTCGGCTGGGCGACCTTCGAGCACGACGAGGAGACGCGCTTTATGGCCTTCGCCCCGGTGCCTCGGCTGGGGTGGTCGTTGGCTATCTCCGGCCGGCGGGCCGAGGTGACCCGGGAGCTCGAGGCGATGGCGGTCACCCTGGTGCTCATCTCGGGGATTGGCCTGCTCCTCGCCATCGGGATTATCACCGTGGGGGTGAGCCGCATTGTCCAGCCGGTTCGTCAGCTCACCGGGCTGCTCACGCGCGTCGAAGAGGGCGATTTCAACGTGCGCGCCGACGTGCGCACCGACGACGAGGTCGGCCAGATGGCCGAGGCGTTCAACTTGATGACGCGCGAGATCGAGGAGTTGTTCAGCGCGCTCGAACACCACCGCGAGCACCTCGAGGAGCTGGTCGCCGAGCGCACCACCGAGCTGCAACGCTCGAACGACGCGCTCGTCATCGCACGCCAGGAGGCCGAGGCCGCGGTGCGTGCGAAGAGCCGGTTTCTGGCCAATATGAGCCACGAGATCCGCACGCCCATGAACGCCATCATCGGGCTCAACGAACTGCTGCTCGACACCGAGCTGAACCCGGCGCAGCGCAAGTATCTGACCTTGGCGAGGCAGTCGACGCAGACGCTTCTGTCGCTGATCAACGATATCCTCGACTTCTCGAAGCTCGAGGCCGGGGCCGGTGAGGGGCTGGAGAACGAGCCGTTCGACGTGCGCGACACGATCTTCGATGCGGTTCAGCCGCTTGCGGTCAACGCGGCCGGCGACGAGGTCGAGTTCGCCTGTCGGGTGCATCGTGACGTGCCCGAGGTGGTGCGAGGCGACGAGGGGAGGCTGCGCCAGATCTTGACCAACCTGGTCGGCAACGCAATCAAATTCACCGAGCAAGGGGAGGTGGTCGTCGAGGTCGAAGTCGTCGATCGGCCGGAACCCGAGCAGACGCGCCTCCACCTGTCGGTGCGCGATACCGGCATTGGCATCGCCGAGGAAAAGCAAGACGAGATCTTCAGCGCGTTTAGCCGGGCCGATACTTCACGCACGCGCAAATATCAGGGGACGGGGCTGGGGCTGGCGATCGTCTCGCAGCTGGTCGACCGCATGGGCGGCGACATCTGGGTCGACAGCCAACTCGGCGAAGGGAGCGAGTTCCACGTCACCTTGCCCTTTGCCGTCGAAGAGGAGGCTTGGCCGCTGTCCCCCGAGGTGGCTCGGGCGTTGCGAGGACTTCGGGGGCTGGTGGTCGCCAGCACCGAGCGGAGCCGGCACTTTCATTCCCAGTTGCTGGCCGATTTTGCGCTCTCGCCCACGGTCATCCCGTGCACGGAATCAGTGCTCGAGGAGTTGAATCGTGCGGCCTCGGCAGAGGACCCCTATCGCCTGGTCGTGCTCGACTCGCGCCGATGTGACCGAAATGCCGATGCCTTGGCCGACGAGATCGCCGCCGACGAACGGCTCGACGGGGTGCCCATCATCGTGGTGGACGCGGCGGGGCGGTCGGTGGAGGCGAGTGACGGCGACAGGCGTGTCTACCACCTCATCAATCCGGTCAGTCCGTCTCAACTCTACGAGGTGTTGCTGCAGGCTCTCGAGATTCCCGAGCCCGTCTCAGAAGGCGCCACCC
It encodes:
- a CDS encoding transposase, which produces MGQPLRQQEKDAIYEIVNRTLHQFHGLKPGEEVNKIILGLLAKYAWIYGVEIFAFCFMSNHFHIVARCRSLQLHLFMRDFQSQLARKLNKLHNRTGTFWERRYTATKILDDDALIDRLRYTVCNPCESDLVSHPKRWPGLCSWDIHHSGEPMWGEVVDRETYWREKRKKKNEDKTEAELIEMATVRYPLEMAKLPQWKDLDDEAYHAKIVEECHKHAGQLAENRCKPCLGPKKVLAQKWSSRPANPKKAPRPLCHGGDPEQREEYRKHRWDVADSYKEAVGKWREGKTPVNRIEFPEGTIPPGHQFCYGCKGQFNMTVPPRPA
- the hmgA gene encoding homogentisate 1,2-dioxygenase yields the protein MTLEYMTGFGNDFETESLPGALPKGRNSPQKCAYGLYAEQLSGSPFTAPRSSNERSWLYRIRPSVRHMGSYEPYSQKLWRSAPTAHEGELPIGQRRWDPVDIPDEPTHFVDGVRTVTTAGDTVGQAGMASHLYLVNESMQDMYTLNADGEMMFIPQEGEIRLVTELGIMEVEPGEIAVVPRGMAFRFELVDGPARGYLCENYGAKFTLPERGPIGANCLANARDFKTPVAYYEDEETESVIHVKWCGRHYTTTIGHSPLDVVAWHGNYVPYKYDLRDYSPVGAILFDHPDPSIFTVLTSPTGEAGTANIDFVIFSDRWLVGENTFRPPWYHRNIMSEFMGLVYGQYDAKEEGFLPGGMSLHNMMLPHGPDVDAFEKASNMDLAPQKLEGTMAFMWETRLPQHLTEYSASLDTMQENYLDCWAGLKKHFDGTPEGNWD
- a CDS encoding substrate-binding periplasmic protein translates to MEEAREHNGNVTQHSCATSSRWRETAWLAGSAVVCLLVAMTSGCDADEPRLLIKSQPTFQFESSPVVSIEEAPVVPPQVPSAEGNTIVVSVSPHLAPYTMVNATGELGGYDVEVVSTILRRMGVPYSFTVASWPRTLTDVKVGRAQLAPSMTISEQRRRVYQFTESYNSYEFVIFVHRDSAGIGGQTPEEVLQSLQGRKVGLLRDSIEGWLLRATRQIQLVEMSSVLECLERLVAEEVEACSATLQTGLYYVRDRELPVVPAGVPIAVRPYATGVAPHFDGNFVAHYNAVLEQMRADGTLAALTLKWFGSGGMQFE
- a CDS encoding hybrid sensor histidine kinase/response regulator, whose product is MKIRNKLLLGVIPVIIAMVAVIGVLSLQLSTSALLEKIRDNAILLSESLADEFNDELIEAERATRYLASDVLTAINVESALRVHRQLYPEVAHIFYTGPHGEVITVVPYDRALSGVSLGDREYWKQAAQKGQTTISEVHEHFGYEAVSITAPVLISFEHTAPELQGTVSVTVPTEALFEKLNRMQVLEQADVFVFGPGGAVLNEPDKGASASLTEAALEDREALTQAMDAGEVGWATFEHDEETRFMAFAPVPRLGWSLAISGRRAEVTRELEAMAVTLVLISGIGLLLAIGIITVGVSRIVQPVRQLTGLLTRVEEGDFNVRADVRTDDEVGQMAEAFNLMTREIEELFSALEHHREHLEELVAERTTELQRSNDALVIARQEAEAAVRAKSRFLANMSHEIRTPMNAIIGLNELLLDTELNPAQRKYLTLARQSTQTLLSLINDILDFSKLEAGAGEGLENEPFDVRDTIFDAVQPLAVNAAGDEVEFACRVHRDVPEVVRGDEGRLRQILTNLVGNAIKFTEQGEVVVEVEVVDRPEPEQTRLHLSVRDTGIGIAEEKQDEIFSAFSRADTSRTRKYQGTGLGLAIVSQLVDRMGGDIWVDSQLGEGSEFHVTLPFAVEEEAWPLSPEVARALRGLRGLVVASTERSRHFHSQLLADFALSPTVIPCTESVLEELNRAASAEDPYRLVVLDSRRCDRNADALADEIAADERLDGVPIIVVDAAGRSVEASDGDRRVYHLINPVSPSQLYEVLLQALEIPEPVSEGATRREAGEEAAPVPSLRVLVAEDNPMNQIVAVKLLERGGHQVDVAESGREAIEAYEAPDKRFDLILMDVEMPEMDGYEATAAIRSREQVEDGEHVPIVALTAHALKGDRERALAAGMDDYLTKPIQVDRLNAVVHRVLLGKQSGPRAEG